One Elaeis guineensis isolate ETL-2024a chromosome 10, EG11, whole genome shotgun sequence genomic window carries:
- the LOC105052836 gene encoding PRA1 family protein H isoform X3, giving the protein MAFFSNPLSLSVPEPAFETWLRDTGYLEILDERTAAASLDPSPSSSSDLLRSRITAPGGAATTATSTAASWTSTFFRTLFSLLTLNAFAKLTPDDFSGRTPSWTLEFIGGAESYSWPAGPSQARMRVQENVRRYARNYAFLSLLFFACSLYRMPISLLGSLASLGLWELVRFCSDRWELETRYPSLRQGLVRIAQFDMHTPADNFFLIDAF; this is encoded by the exons ATGGCGTTCTTCTCGAACCCTCTGTCTCTGAGCGTCCCAGAGCCCGCCTTCGAGACGTGGCTTCGCGATACCGGCTACCTCGAAATCCTCGACGAGCGCACCGCCGCCGCCTCCCTCGACccttccccttcctcctcctccgatcTTCTCCGCTCCCGAATCACCGCCCCCGGCGGCGCCGCCACCACCGCCACCTCCACTGCCGCCTCCTGGACCAGCACCTTCTTCCGAACCCTCTTCTCCCTCCTCACGCTCAACGCCTTCGCGAAGCTAACCCCCGATGATTTCTCCGGCCGGACCCCCTCCTGGACCCTCGAGTTCATCGGCGGCGCCGAGTCCTACTCGTGGCCCGCCGGGCCCTCCCAGGCCCGGATGAGAGTCCAGGAGAACGTTCGACGATATGCCCGGAACTAcgccttcctctcccttctcttctttGCCTGCTCCCT GTACCGGATGCCGATTTCGCTCCTCGGTTCGCTAGCAAGTTTGGGTCTTTGGGAGCTGGTGAGGTTTTGCAGTGATAGGTGGGAGCTGGAGACGCGGTACCCGAGTTTGAGGCAGGGATTAGTTCGGATCGCACAGTTTG
- the LOC105052836 gene encoding PRA1 family protein H isoform X2 encodes MAFFSNPLSLSVPEPAFETWLRDTGYLEILDERTAAASLDPSPSSSSDLLRSRITAPGGAATTATSTAASWTSTFFRTLFSLLTLNAFAKLTPDDFSGRTPSWTLEFIGGAESYSWPAGPSQARMRVQENVRRYARNYAFLSLLFFACSLYRMPISLLGSLASLGLWELVRFCSDRWELETRYPSLRQGLVRIAQFDSFSLPIPHASLLVTTV; translated from the exons ATGGCGTTCTTCTCGAACCCTCTGTCTCTGAGCGTCCCAGAGCCCGCCTTCGAGACGTGGCTTCGCGATACCGGCTACCTCGAAATCCTCGACGAGCGCACCGCCGCCGCCTCCCTCGACccttccccttcctcctcctccgatcTTCTCCGCTCCCGAATCACCGCCCCCGGCGGCGCCGCCACCACCGCCACCTCCACTGCCGCCTCCTGGACCAGCACCTTCTTCCGAACCCTCTTCTCCCTCCTCACGCTCAACGCCTTCGCGAAGCTAACCCCCGATGATTTCTCCGGCCGGACCCCCTCCTGGACCCTCGAGTTCATCGGCGGCGCCGAGTCCTACTCGTGGCCCGCCGGGCCCTCCCAGGCCCGGATGAGAGTCCAGGAGAACGTTCGACGATATGCCCGGAACTAcgccttcctctcccttctcttctttGCCTGCTCCCT GTACCGGATGCCGATTTCGCTCCTCGGTTCGCTAGCAAGTTTGGGTCTTTGGGAGCTGGTGAGGTTTTGCAGTGATAGGTGGGAGCTGGAGACGCGGTACCCGAGTTTGAGGCAGGGATTAGTTCGGATCGCACAGTTTG